DNA from Paraburkholderia sp. ZP32-5:
ACCCGGCTTCGAACTCGGTGCGAGCAATTTTGCCGCCAATGGCTTCGGCGCCCATTCGCCGGCCGATTATCCATTGCACTGCGCGCTCATCGTCGAGTTCGTGCTGTCCTTCGTTTTCGTCACTGCTTGCCTGCTGGTCGCGAACCGGAAAGAGATCGCGCCGCTTGCACCGCTCGTCATCGGCGCGTGTCTGATGCTTGCCTATCTCGTGTCCATTCCCGTCACCAACGGTGCGATCAATCCCGCCCGCTCCACCGCGGCGGCGTTCTTTGTCGGCAACTGGGCGCTAGACCAGCTTTGGCTGTTCTGGGCCGCGCCTTTCTCGGGTGCCCTCGCGGCCGGCGTTCTGTTTTCCTGTCTGAATGGCGGTGCTGAGCCGAGCGCGTCGTTTGCCGATGGGCGGAGCGAGGCCGGGTGAGTTCATTGTTCCCTGTGGCCTTTCTTCATCGTCTTGCGACTACGCGTGGGTTGCGCTGCTTGCCGCGACGTCTGCTCGTGTTGAGCCTGCTGGCGCTCGTGCATGTGACCTGCATCGCCGGAACGTCTGGCCGCGCACAGCATGCGGGTGCTGCGTCC
Protein-coding regions in this window:
- the aqpZ gene encoding aquaporin Z, with translation MVTLGKRLWGECAGTAWLVFVGCGSTVLDSSGALQGSSALEMSLAFGLAFATASYAFGKISGAHFNPAVTIGFTAAQRFPVRDLLPYIAAQIVGATLAAAFLAYIASGRPGFELGASNFAANGFGAHSPADYPLHCALIVEFVLSFVFVTACLLVANRKEIAPLAPLVIGACLMLAYLVSIPVTNGAINPARSTAAAFFVGNWALDQLWLFWAAPFSGALAAGVLFSCLNGGAEPSASFADGRSEAG